The Equus asinus isolate D_3611 breed Donkey chromosome 4, EquAss-T2T_v2, whole genome shotgun sequence genome has a segment encoding these proteins:
- the NFYB gene encoding nuclear transcription factor Y subunit beta isoform X2 yields the protein MTMDGDSSTTDASQLGISADYIGGSHYVIQPHDDTEDSMNDHEDTNGSKESFREQDIYLPIANVARIMKNAIPQTGKIAKDAKECVQECVSEFISFITSEASERCHQEKRKTINGEDILFAMSTLGFDSYVEPLKLYLQKFREAMKGEKGIGGAVTATDGLSEELAEEAFTNQLPAGLITADGQQQNVMVYTTSYQQISGVQQIQFS from the exons ATGGATGGTGACAGTTCTACGACAGATGCTTCTCAACTAGGAATTTCTGCAGACTACATCGGAGGAAGTCATTACGTTATACAGCCTCATGATG atacTGAGGACAGTATGAATGATCATGAAGACACAAATGGTTCAAAAGAAAGTTTCAGAGAACAAGACATATATCTTCCGATTGCAAATGTGGCAAGGATAATGAAAAATGCCATACCTCAAACAGGAAAG ATTGCAAAAGATGCCAAAGAATGCGTTCAAGAATGTGTGAGTGAGTTCATCAGCTTTATAACATCTGAAGCAAGTGAAAGATGCCATCAAGAGAAACGGAAGACAATCAATGGAGAAGATATTCTCTTTGCCATGTCTACCTTAGGCTTTGACAGTTACGTAGAACCTCTAAAGTTATACCTTCAGAAATTCAGAGAG GCTatgaagggagagaagggaattgGCGGGGCAGTCACAGCCACGGACGGACTAAGTGAAGAGCTGGCGGAGGAGGCCTTTA CTAACCAGTTACCAGCTGGCTTAATAACTGCAGATGGTCAACAACAAAATGTTATGGTTTACACAACATCATATCAACAG ATTTCTGGTGTTCAACAAATTCAGTTTTCATGA